In Malus sylvestris chromosome 15, drMalSylv7.2, whole genome shotgun sequence, a single genomic region encodes these proteins:
- the LOC126605206 gene encoding probable purine permease 5 isoform X1, translated as MQPLLESGERMEEESPKPPVSLWGRVSALETRAREAYKSKPISHWILLVLSSGGMLIAFPASSLLSRVYYANGGTSKWIISWVAVAGWPLIALILLPTYFVCKTTPTPLNLKLTVSYIVLGLLSAADNLMYAYAYAYLPASTASLLASSSLVFSALFGHLLVNNKLNAAIVNAIFIITAAMTIIALDSDSDRYGNVTDKQYILGFVWDILGSALHGLIFALSELVFVKLLGRRSFHVVLEQQVMVSFFAFVFTTIGVIVNKDFQGMKNEAGIFKGGKSAYYLVLIWSVISFQLGVLGATAVLFLSSTVLAGVLNAVRVPLTSIAAVILLKDPMSGLKILSLIVTFWGFGCYIYGSSSASSSRDSS; from the exons ATGCAGCCGCTGCTCGAGTCGG GGGAAAGAATGGAGGAGGAATCGCCAAAACCTCCCGTTTCATTATGGGGCCGGGTTTCTGCCCTTGAGACAAGGGCTCGGGAAGCATACAAAAGCAAGCCAATCTCGCATTGgattctccttgtccttagcaGTGGGGGCATGCTTATAGCGTTTCCTGCATCTAGTCTTCTTTCTCGTGTGTATTATGCCAATGGAGGCACTAGCAAGTGGATCATTTCATGGGTTGCCGTAGCAGGGTGGCCTCTGATTGCTTTAATCTTATTGCCTACGTACTTCGTCTGCAAAACGACCCCTACTCCCCTGAATTTAAAACTTACTGTTTCTTATATTGTGCTAGGTCTATTAAGTGCCGCTGACAATCTCATGTATGCTTATGCATATGCTTACCTCCCAGCATCTACCGCTTCTCTTCTTGCATCATCATCTCTAGTATTTTCTGCATTATTCGGGCACCTACTTGTGAACAACAAACTTAATGCAGCGATAGTAAACGCTATTTTTATCATTACAGCTGCTATGACCATCATTGCTCTGGATTCAGATTCAGACAGATATGGAAATGTAACTGATAAGCAATACATTCTGGGATTTGTGTGGGATATTTTAGGATCAGCACTCCACGGGCTTATTTTCGCTCTTTCAGAGCTGGTTTTCGTGAAGCTACTTGGTAGAAGGTCCTTCCATGTTGTGTTGGAGCAGCAAGTCATGGTTTCTTTCTTTGCTTTCGTGTTCACCACTATCGGAGTAATCGTGAATAAGGATTTTCAGGGAATGAAAAACGAGGCCGGAATTTTCAAGGGCGGTAAGTCTGCTTATTACCTTGTTCTCATTTGGAGTGTCATCAGTTTCCAGTTAGGGGTATTAGGGGCTACTGCTGTGCTTTTCTTATCTTCCACCGTTCTCGCCGGTGTGCTGAACGCAGTAAGGGTTCCCCTCACCAGCATTGCAGCTGTCATATTGTTAAAAGACCCGATGAGCGGGTTGAAGATCCTCTCTCTGATTGTTACGTTTTGGGGCTTTGGCTGCTACATCTATGGCAGTTCCTCTGCATCTTCAAGTAGAGATTCCTCTTGA
- the LOC126605206 gene encoding probable purine permease 5 isoform X2 codes for MEEESPKPPVSLWGRVSALETRAREAYKSKPISHWILLVLSSGGMLIAFPASSLLSRVYYANGGTSKWIISWVAVAGWPLIALILLPTYFVCKTTPTPLNLKLTVSYIVLGLLSAADNLMYAYAYAYLPASTASLLASSSLVFSALFGHLLVNNKLNAAIVNAIFIITAAMTIIALDSDSDRYGNVTDKQYILGFVWDILGSALHGLIFALSELVFVKLLGRRSFHVVLEQQVMVSFFAFVFTTIGVIVNKDFQGMKNEAGIFKGGKSAYYLVLIWSVISFQLGVLGATAVLFLSSTVLAGVLNAVRVPLTSIAAVILLKDPMSGLKILSLIVTFWGFGCYIYGSSSASSSRDSS; via the coding sequence ATGGAGGAGGAATCGCCAAAACCTCCCGTTTCATTATGGGGCCGGGTTTCTGCCCTTGAGACAAGGGCTCGGGAAGCATACAAAAGCAAGCCAATCTCGCATTGgattctccttgtccttagcaGTGGGGGCATGCTTATAGCGTTTCCTGCATCTAGTCTTCTTTCTCGTGTGTATTATGCCAATGGAGGCACTAGCAAGTGGATCATTTCATGGGTTGCCGTAGCAGGGTGGCCTCTGATTGCTTTAATCTTATTGCCTACGTACTTCGTCTGCAAAACGACCCCTACTCCCCTGAATTTAAAACTTACTGTTTCTTATATTGTGCTAGGTCTATTAAGTGCCGCTGACAATCTCATGTATGCTTATGCATATGCTTACCTCCCAGCATCTACCGCTTCTCTTCTTGCATCATCATCTCTAGTATTTTCTGCATTATTCGGGCACCTACTTGTGAACAACAAACTTAATGCAGCGATAGTAAACGCTATTTTTATCATTACAGCTGCTATGACCATCATTGCTCTGGATTCAGATTCAGACAGATATGGAAATGTAACTGATAAGCAATACATTCTGGGATTTGTGTGGGATATTTTAGGATCAGCACTCCACGGGCTTATTTTCGCTCTTTCAGAGCTGGTTTTCGTGAAGCTACTTGGTAGAAGGTCCTTCCATGTTGTGTTGGAGCAGCAAGTCATGGTTTCTTTCTTTGCTTTCGTGTTCACCACTATCGGAGTAATCGTGAATAAGGATTTTCAGGGAATGAAAAACGAGGCCGGAATTTTCAAGGGCGGTAAGTCTGCTTATTACCTTGTTCTCATTTGGAGTGTCATCAGTTTCCAGTTAGGGGTATTAGGGGCTACTGCTGTGCTTTTCTTATCTTCCACCGTTCTCGCCGGTGTGCTGAACGCAGTAAGGGTTCCCCTCACCAGCATTGCAGCTGTCATATTGTTAAAAGACCCGATGAGCGGGTTGAAGATCCTCTCTCTGATTGTTACGTTTTGGGGCTTTGGCTGCTACATCTATGGCAGTTCCTCTGCATCTTCAAGTAGAGATTCCTCTTGA